Below is a window of Leptospira saintgironsiae DNA.
AAGTTGCACTTTTCCATACAGGAGCTTTAGCGGTTTTCCTTTGGATGGACCTAAGCGATACAGCATTTTTATTCATGATGGCGACTAACTTGGTGGTGAAATCACTTTTATTCATCAGCATGGGAATAGTAAGAATGGATGCCGGAAAAAGAGAGCTTCATAAGATCATACAAGCAGACTCGATCAACAAACCTGCTTTATCTCTATTTATCTTAGCTCTCTTCTTAGCATTCGTGATGCCAGGATCACCAATATTTGTAACAGATATAATTCTGATCAAGGCTGGACAGATTGACGGAAAAACATTCGTGATCTTAGTTCCGATCTTAGGAATAGTATTTTTCGGAGTGATGTTATATAAACTCGCACCTCTGCTGAATATCAAAGGAAGACCATTTTCAAAAGATCTTTCTACCATTCTTAGGATCAGAATGACCAACGGATTTTTCCTACTTCTACTTCTTCTCAGCACAGGCTGCTGGGGATTTTACCTTTTATTACAAGGTGTATTATGAAAAACGTTACCGGAATTTTTCACACTTCGGAAACGAAACAAACTCATCGTTTCTGGTTAACTCGGGAAGGAATAGAGAAAGAAACTCTTTCTAAAACCGCAGAAAAAAGTTTATATGAGGATCATTCCAATCCGATTTGGGTCCTCAGACATAGCCTCGGAACTGACCAAGGCGCTGAAGATTATTCTTCCATGGATTACGAGAAATATCTATCTCAGGATAGAAAACATCTTCTCGAAAAATTCCTGACCAAATCCGGGATCAAGGATTTAGTTTATAGAGGGATCAATGTTCCTGTTCCGAATTCTTTTTATTCACATGCAGTTGGACCGATCCATGCAGGAGTAATCGAACCTGGCCATTTTCGTTTTATAGTAGAAGGAGAAGAGATCCAAAACCTGGACATTCGTCTTGGTTTCCAAAAAAGGGGCCTTCTAGAAAAAATGAAAGGCCTGAATAAGGACTCTATTTCTTCTTATGCAGAAGCAATTTCAGGTGATTCTACAGTTGCATACGCAATCGCATTTAGTAAAGCATTCGAAGAAGCTCATGGTATCCAAGTTCCAGAAGAAGTAAACTTCGCAAGAACTGTTCTTTTGGAGATAGAAAGGATTGCTATCCATATCGGAGATATGGGAGCGATTGCGGGTGACGTAGGTTATTATCCTCTCCAAGGTGTATGCGCAATGCAAAGGGGAGTCCCTCTCGGAGTAATGGAAGCTCTAACCGGTTCTCGCTTCGGAAGAGGAGCCTTAAGCCCAGGAAAAGTAAGACTTAAAAAAGAGCTGACTGAATCTATCCTAAACGATCTGGCAAAAAGGATCCAAGATGTTACTTCTGATGTTGCCAGCCATTTCGAAAGAGCTGCAAACAAATCTACAAACAGGGAAAGATTACAAATCTGCGGAGTGATCACACATAAGCAGCTCAAAGATCTAGGTTTTGTTGGAATGGTAGAAAAATGCACAGGCCATTCCAGAGATCTTCGTCACCACGATTCCAGTTATTCTCTCGCAGGAGATTCCATTAATTTGGATCTTGATGCTGGTCAAATGAAAGGAGATGCTTGGGCAAGATTCTATCTTCGTTATGAAGAATTGAAGAATAGCGGACGTTGGTTGGCTAAAGCAATCCCAGTATTAAAAAACTTTCATACAGTCTACGAAAGTTTCCAAAAAATAAAAGTTTCCAAAGCAAAATCTGGAGTGTATTTCGGCGCTGCAGAAGGGTGGAGAGGCCCAGTCTTAGCTTCCTTCTCCCTAAATTCTTCCGGAGATATTTCAGAAGCTTATGTAAGAGATCCTTCCGTTCTGAACTGGCATGCGTTGGAGCTTGCAGTTAGAGGGGAGAATATCGGGGATTTTCCTCTGAATAATAAATCTTTCAACCTCAGTTATGTGGGAGTGGATCTATGAAACAAATCCAGGAAATCATTAATATATTCCGTCCGGCAAAAAATCTAAATTTCGAAAAAATGGGACCTACCAATCCGAATGCGAGAGGTATTCCAGTACCAGCTTCTAAAAAGGGATTTCATTTAGATAAATCCATAGAGAAGGTTTGTCCCACTGGAGGATTAAAAGTATCCTCTTCTAAAGAAGTGACAATTGACTACGGAGCATGTTTACAATGTGGCCATTGTGTAGAAGCTTCTGCAGGACAATTAGAAAATTCAGGATTCATCCACGTATATTCGGTAGACAGAGAAGCATTAAAAGTACGTTATATAGATGGAGTTCCAGCAAATTACGAGGAAGAAGTTTCCGAAAACGTAAAACAATTCCGTAAGATCACTAAAAACACAGGCTTCCAGTATAGAGAAGTAGCCGCAAGCGGCAATAACGCAACAGAAGCAGAGATAAATGCTAGCTTTAACGCAGTTTTCGATAGTGAAGCAAGTATGGTAAGAGTGGTGGCTTCCCCCAAACATTCAGATGCAGTTGTATTCGCAGGACCTGTCGGACCGAATATGGAAATCCCTCTCCAAGTTGCTTGGGATACAACCCCAGGACCAAAAGCACTTATTGCCTGCGGAACTGAAGCTGTTTCAGGCGGATTATTCCAAAGAGGAAAATTACCGAAAGAGCCGGACTTGTTTATCGGAGGAGATCCTCCAAGACCAGATGTAATCGTAAGCGCATTCCGTTATTTGATGGGCAAGAAGAAGTTCTCCTTTAGAGAAGAACTCTCCAAATT
It encodes the following:
- a CDS encoding metal (Ni/Fe) hydrogenase large subunit; amino-acid sequence: MKNVTGIFHTSETKQTHRFWLTREGIEKETLSKTAEKSLYEDHSNPIWVLRHSLGTDQGAEDYSSMDYEKYLSQDRKHLLEKFLTKSGIKDLVYRGINVPVPNSFYSHAVGPIHAGVIEPGHFRFIVEGEEIQNLDIRLGFQKRGLLEKMKGLNKDSISSYAEAISGDSTVAYAIAFSKAFEEAHGIQVPEEVNFARTVLLEIERIAIHIGDMGAIAGDVGYYPLQGVCAMQRGVPLGVMEALTGSRFGRGALSPGKVRLKKELTESILNDLAKRIQDVTSDVASHFERAANKSTNRERLQICGVITHKQLKDLGFVGMVEKCTGHSRDLRHHDSSYSLAGDSINLDLDAGQMKGDAWARFYLRYEELKNSGRWLAKAIPVLKNFHTVYESFQKIKVSKAKSGVYFGAAEGWRGPVLASFSLNSSGDISEAYVRDPSVLNWHALELAVRGENIGDFPLNNKSFNLSYVGVDL
- a CDS encoding hydrogenase-4 subunit G — its product is MKQIQEIINIFRPAKNLNFEKMGPTNPNARGIPVPASKKGFHLDKSIEKVCPTGGLKVSSSKEVTIDYGACLQCGHCVEASAGQLENSGFIHVYSVDREALKVRYIDGVPANYEEEVSENVKQFRKITKNTGFQYREVAASGNNATEAEINASFNAVFDSEASMVRVVASPKHSDAVVFAGPVGPNMEIPLQVAWDTTPGPKALIACGTEAVSGGLFQRGKLPKEPDLFIGGDPPRPDVIVSAFRYLMGKKKFSFREELSKFISERRSKS